A genomic window from Aquabacterium sp. OR-4 includes:
- a CDS encoding phosphoglycerate kinase, whose amino-acid sequence MRMLHFSKVIDSGFAAGKRVFIRADLNVPQDAESRITEDTRIRAALPCIQMALKAGAAVMVTSHLGRPQEGQLRAEDSLAPVARRLAELLGREVPLRSHWLDGVTVAPGQVVMLENCRVNPGEKADDPALARRMAALCDVYVNDAFGTAHRAEASTHGLARQAPIACAGPLLAAEVEAITRALSRPRRPLVAIVAGSKVSTKLSILRRLAEQVDGLIVGGGIANTFMLAAGLPIGKSLAEPELVGEARAVMAAMAARGAAVPIPLDVVCARRFAADAPATVKAAAEVASDDLILDIGPRSAAMLAEQLQAAGTIVWNGPVGVFEFEAFSHGTAAIAQAIARSPAYSLAGGGDTLAAIARFGIAGQVDYISTGGGAFLEMLEGRPLPALAVLAERAAH is encoded by the coding sequence ATGAGGATGCTGCACTTCAGCAAGGTGATCGATTCGGGCTTTGCGGCCGGCAAGCGGGTGTTCATCCGTGCCGACCTGAACGTGCCGCAGGACGCCGAGAGCCGCATCACCGAAGACACCCGCATCCGCGCCGCGCTGCCCTGCATCCAGATGGCGCTGAAGGCCGGCGCCGCGGTGATGGTCACCAGTCACCTGGGCCGGCCCCAGGAGGGCCAGCTGCGCGCCGAGGACTCGCTGGCGCCGGTGGCCCGGCGCCTGGCCGAGCTGCTGGGCCGCGAGGTGCCGCTGCGCAGCCACTGGCTGGACGGCGTGACCGTGGCGCCGGGCCAGGTGGTGATGCTGGAGAACTGCCGCGTCAACCCGGGCGAAAAGGCCGACGACCCCGCGCTGGCCCGCCGCATGGCCGCGCTGTGCGATGTGTATGTGAACGATGCCTTCGGCACCGCCCACCGGGCCGAGGCCAGCACCCATGGCCTGGCGCGCCAGGCACCGATTGCCTGCGCCGGCCCGCTGCTGGCGGCCGAGGTCGAGGCCATCACCCGGGCGCTGAGCCGGCCCCGGCGGCCGCTGGTGGCCATCGTGGCCGGCAGCAAGGTCAGCACCAAGCTCAGCATCCTGCGCCGCCTGGCCGAGCAGGTGGACGGGCTGATCGTCGGCGGCGGCATTGCCAACACCTTCATGCTGGCGGCCGGCCTGCCCATCGGCAAGAGCCTGGCCGAGCCCGAGCTGGTGGGCGAGGCCCGCGCGGTGATGGCGGCCATGGCCGCCCGAGGCGCGGCGGTGCCGATCCCGCTGGACGTGGTCTGCGCCCGGCGCTTTGCCGCCGATGCGCCGGCCACCGTCAAGGCCGCCGCCGAGGTGGCCAGCGACGACCTGATCCTCGACATCGGCCCGCGCAGCGCCGCCATGCTGGCCGAGCAGCTGCAGGCGGCCGGCACCATCGTCTGGAACGGCCCGGTGGGCGTGTTCGAGTTCGAGGCCTTCTCGCACGGCACCGCGGCCATCGCCCAGGCCATTGCGCGCAGCCCGGCCTACAGCCTGGCCGGTGGCGGCGACACGCTGGCGGCCATTGCCCGCTTCGGCATTGCCGGCCAGGTGGACTACATCTCCACCGGCGGCGGCGCCTTTCTCGAAATGCTCGAAGGCCGGCCCCTGCCGGCGCTGGCGGTGCTGGCCGAGCGCGCGGCGCACTAG
- the gap gene encoding type I glyceraldehyde-3-phosphate dehydrogenase → MTLRIGINGFGRIGRMVFRAAIANFSDIQVVGINDLLEPDYLAYMLKYDSVHGRFKGEVSVEGNHLIVNGNKIRLTAVKDPAELKWGEIGADIVVEATGLFLTKDAGEKHLAAGAKKVVFSAPSKDDTPMFVYGVNHQSYAGQAIISNASCTTNCLAPVAKVLNDTWGIKRGLMTTVHAATATQKTVDGPSNKDWRGGRGILENIIPSSTGAAKAVGVVIPELNKKLTGMAFRVPTSDVSVVDLTVELEKEASYAEICAAMKAASEGAMKGVLGYTEDKVVATDFRGESCTSVFDAEAGIALDKTFVKVVNWYDNEWGYSNKVLEMVRVIGADRPGAAR, encoded by the coding sequence ATGACTCTTCGCATCGGCATCAACGGTTTCGGCCGCATCGGGCGCATGGTGTTCCGTGCCGCCATCGCCAACTTCTCCGACATCCAGGTGGTCGGCATCAACGACCTGCTGGAGCCCGACTACCTGGCCTACATGCTCAAGTACGACAGCGTGCACGGCCGCTTCAAGGGCGAGGTGTCGGTGGAGGGCAACCACCTGATCGTCAACGGCAACAAGATCCGCCTGACGGCCGTGAAGGACCCCGCCGAGCTGAAGTGGGGCGAGATCGGCGCCGACATCGTGGTCGAGGCCACCGGCCTGTTCCTGACCAAGGACGCTGGCGAGAAGCACCTGGCCGCCGGTGCCAAGAAGGTGGTCTTCTCGGCGCCCAGCAAGGACGACACGCCGATGTTCGTCTACGGCGTCAATCACCAGAGCTATGCCGGCCAGGCCATCATCAGCAACGCCAGCTGCACCACCAACTGCCTGGCACCGGTGGCCAAGGTGCTGAACGACACCTGGGGCATCAAGCGCGGCCTGATGACCACGGTGCACGCCGCCACCGCCACGCAAAAGACCGTGGACGGCCCCAGCAACAAGGACTGGCGCGGCGGCCGCGGCATCCTCGAGAACATCATCCCCAGCAGCACCGGCGCGGCCAAGGCGGTGGGCGTGGTGATCCCCGAGCTGAACAAGAAGCTCACCGGCATGGCCTTCCGCGTGCCGACCAGCGACGTGAGCGTGGTCGACCTGACCGTCGAGCTGGAGAAGGAAGCCAGCTACGCCGAGATCTGCGCCGCGATGAAGGCGGCCAGTGAAGGTGCCATGAAGGGCGTGCTCGGCTACACCGAGGACAAGGTGGTGGCCACCGACTTCCGCGGTGAAAGCTGCACCAGCGTGTTCGACGCCGAGGCCGGCATTGCGCTGGACAAGACCTTCGTCAAGGTGGTGAACTGGTACGACAACGAGTGGGGCTACTCGAACAAGGTGCTCGAGATGGTGCGCGTGATCGGCGCCGACCGGCCGGGTGCGGCGCGATGA
- a CDS encoding HAD-IIIA family hydrolase produces the protein MKVILFDLDGTLIDTAPELADALNRTLRRAGLPAVDEAAVRGWIGDGARALLAKALSQAGAPPAVALNAWHEFAWDYADCCGSRSTVFEGVRPLLARLRAQGLRLAVLTNKEANFAHRLLARHDLADAFELLVAGDTLSVKKPHPGMVQHALAALQAEPHECLLVGDSLTDLQTARAAGIGIWLVRHGYPQGVFNHPPGGPDAPDGVIEHFDDFQPLPAQRVAIV, from the coding sequence ATGAAGGTCATCCTGTTCGATCTGGACGGCACGCTGATCGACACCGCGCCCGAGCTGGCCGATGCCCTGAACCGCACCCTGCGCCGCGCCGGCCTGCCGGCGGTGGATGAGGCCGCCGTGCGCGGCTGGATCGGCGATGGCGCGCGGGCGCTGCTGGCCAAGGCGCTCAGCCAGGCCGGCGCGCCGCCAGCGGTGGCGCTGAACGCCTGGCACGAATTTGCCTGGGACTATGCCGATTGCTGCGGCTCGCGCAGCACGGTGTTCGAGGGCGTGCGGCCGCTGCTGGCCCGGCTGCGTGCGCAGGGCCTGCGCCTGGCCGTGCTGACCAACAAGGAGGCCAACTTCGCCCACCGCCTGCTGGCCCGCCACGACCTGGCCGACGCCTTCGAGCTGCTGGTGGCCGGCGACACCTTGTCGGTCAAGAAGCCGCATCCCGGCATGGTGCAGCACGCGCTGGCCGCGCTGCAGGCCGAGCCGCACGAGTGCCTGCTGGTCGGCGACTCGCTCACCGATCTGCAGACCGCGCGCGCCGCCGGCATCGGCATCTGGCTGGTGCGCCACGGCTACCCGCAAGGCGTGTTCAACCACCCGCCGGGCGGGCCCGATGCGCCCGATGGCGTGATCGAGCACTTCGACGATTTTCAACCCCTGCCCGCCCAGCGCGTGGCCATCGTCTGA
- the tkt gene encoding transketolase, with protein MNAPEPLAAPAAADAAQLRRMANALRMLAADAVQQANSGHPGAPLGMADFATVLWHRHLRHHPAEPQWPDRDRFVLSNGHASMLLYGLLHLSGYALPMDELKRFRQLDSKTPGHPEVGHTPGVETTTGPLGQGLANAVGMALAESLLAAEFNREGFAIVDHLTWVALGDGCLMEGISQEAISLAGTLGLGKLIALYDDNGISIDGAVGEWFADDTPARFRACGWQVIGPLDGHDPAALDAALAQARAQARQPGARPTLIVCRTTIGKGAIGHEGTAEVHGAPLGAAGVAALRAALDWSAPPFEVPPALAQAWDARPAGAQRHAQWQGLFAAYAQAHPALAADFRRRQQRALPLDFEHHAAAAVQALAEANAKPMATRRASQLALDALAPGLPELLGGSADLTGSNLTDFKGHRKAGPGRAGNYLSWGVREFGMAAALNGVALHGGFVPYGGTFLTFSDYSRNAIRMAALMRQRVVQVFTHDSIGVGEDGPTHQPIEHIASLRLIPGLDVWRPADGVETAVAWTEALARADGPSALVLSRQALPGVATPAQRADIVRGGYVLREAPADPRQGAMGGLRPRAVILATGSEVALALEAQARLMAEEGLAVRVVSMPCTQRFDAQGDGWCDTVLPPTLPVVAVEAGHPDGWRRYTGRAGAVIGIERFGASAPGPQLMAHFGFTVERVMAAVRQRVAVAARVAA; from the coding sequence ATGAATGCCCCCGAACCCCTGGCCGCCCCGGCTGCCGCCGACGCCGCGCAGCTGCGGCGCATGGCCAACGCGCTGCGCATGCTGGCCGCCGATGCGGTGCAGCAGGCCAACAGCGGCCACCCCGGCGCGCCGCTGGGCATGGCCGACTTTGCCACCGTGCTTTGGCACCGCCACCTGCGGCACCACCCGGCCGAACCGCAGTGGCCCGACCGCGACCGCTTCGTGCTCAGCAACGGCCATGCCTCGATGCTGCTGTACGGCCTGCTGCACCTGAGCGGCTACGCGCTGCCGATGGACGAGCTCAAGCGCTTTCGCCAGCTCGACAGCAAGACGCCCGGCCACCCCGAGGTGGGCCACACGCCGGGCGTCGAAACCACCACCGGCCCGCTGGGCCAGGGCCTGGCCAACGCCGTGGGCATGGCGCTGGCCGAATCGCTGCTGGCGGCCGAGTTCAACCGCGAGGGCTTTGCCATCGTCGACCACCTCACCTGGGTGGCGCTGGGCGATGGCTGCCTGATGGAGGGCATCAGCCAGGAGGCCATCTCGCTGGCCGGCACGCTGGGCTTAGGCAAGCTGATCGCGCTGTACGACGACAACGGCATCAGCATCGACGGCGCCGTGGGCGAGTGGTTTGCCGACGACACGCCGGCGCGCTTTCGGGCCTGCGGCTGGCAGGTCATCGGCCCGCTCGATGGCCACGACCCGGCCGCGCTGGACGCGGCCTTGGCCCAGGCCCGGGCCCAGGCGCGCCAGCCCGGCGCACGGCCCACGTTGATCGTCTGTCGCACCACCATCGGCAAGGGGGCCATCGGCCACGAGGGCACGGCCGAGGTGCATGGTGCGCCGCTGGGCGCGGCCGGCGTGGCCGCGCTGCGCGCTGCGCTCGACTGGTCTGCACCGCCCTTTGAGGTGCCGCCCGCGCTGGCCCAGGCCTGGGATGCGCGCCCCGCCGGCGCGCAGCGCCATGCGCAGTGGCAAGGCCTGTTCGCGGCCTACGCCCAGGCCCACCCGGCCCTGGCGGCCGACTTCCGCCGCCGCCAGCAGCGCGCGCTGCCGCTCGATTTCGAGCACCATGCCGCTGCCGCCGTGCAGGCGCTGGCCGAGGCCAATGCCAAGCCCATGGCCACGCGCCGCGCCTCGCAGCTGGCGCTGGATGCCCTGGCGCCCGGCCTGCCCGAACTGCTGGGCGGCTCGGCCGATCTCACCGGCTCGAACCTCACCGACTTCAAGGGCCACCGCAAGGCCGGCCCCGGCCGTGCCGGCAACTACCTGAGCTGGGGCGTGCGCGAGTTCGGCATGGCCGCCGCGCTCAACGGCGTGGCGCTGCACGGCGGCTTCGTGCCCTACGGCGGCACGTTTCTCACCTTCAGCGACTACAGCCGCAACGCCATCCGCATGGCCGCGCTGATGCGCCAGCGCGTGGTGCAGGTGTTCACGCACGACTCCATCGGCGTGGGCGAGGACGGGCCCACCCACCAGCCCATCGAGCACATCGCCTCGCTGCGCCTGATTCCGGGCCTGGATGTGTGGCGGCCGGCCGATGGCGTGGAAACCGCCGTGGCCTGGACCGAGGCGCTGGCGCGTGCCGACGGGCCCAGCGCGCTGGTGCTGTCGCGCCAGGCCCTGCCGGGCGTGGCCACGCCGGCGCAGCGCGCCGACATCGTGCGCGGCGGCTATGTGCTGCGCGAGGCGCCGGCCGACCCGCGGCAGGGCGCCATGGGCGGGCTGCGGCCGCGCGCCGTGATCCTGGCCACCGGCAGCGAGGTGGCGCTGGCGCTCGAGGCCCAGGCCCGGCTGATGGCCGAAGAAGGCCTGGCCGTGCGCGTGGTGTCCATGCCCTGCACCCAGCGCTTTGATGCGCAGGGCGATGGCTGGTGCGACACCGTGCTGCCGCCCACGCTGCCGGTGGTGGCGGTGGAGGCCGGCCACCCCGACGGCTGGCGCCGCTACACCGGCCGCGCCGGCGCGGTGATCGGCATCGAGCGTTTCGGCGCCTCGGCCCCGGGGCCGCAGCTGATGGCGCATTTCGGCTTCACCGTCGAGCGCGTGATGGCCGCGGTGCGCCAGCGTGTGGCCGTGGCCGCGCGGGTGGCGGCATGA
- a CDS encoding phosphoribulokinase: MSQRHPIIAITGSSGAGTTTVMKSFAHIFRREGIQAQVVEGDSFHRFDRHEMRARVRAADAGEGPRISHFGPESNLLAELDATFARYAETGGGQVRKYIHDADEAKTLGGEPGSFTPWLDMAPGSDLLFYEGLHGGYVGQGEHAGVDVARHVDLLVGVVPIINLEWIQKLHRDQTLRGYSQEAVVDTILRRMPDYVNHLCPQFSRTHVNFQRVPTVDTSNPFIAKDIPTADESMVVIRFARPKGIDFSYLMAMLHGSWMTRPNSIVVPGGKMGLAMQLIFTPMILRLMDQKKRSM, translated from the coding sequence ATGAGTCAACGACACCCCATCATCGCCATCACCGGCAGCAGCGGCGCCGGCACCACCACGGTGATGAAGAGCTTTGCCCACATCTTCCGCCGCGAGGGCATCCAGGCCCAGGTGGTGGAGGGCGACAGCTTTCACCGCTTTGACCGCCACGAGATGCGGGCCCGGGTGCGCGCCGCCGACGCGGGCGAAGGCCCGCGCATCAGCCACTTCGGGCCCGAGAGCAATCTGCTGGCCGAGCTGGACGCCACGTTTGCGCGTTACGCCGAGACCGGCGGCGGCCAGGTGCGCAAGTACATCCACGACGCCGACGAGGCCAAGACGCTGGGCGGCGAGCCGGGCAGCTTCACGCCCTGGCTCGACATGGCGCCCGGCAGCGATCTGCTGTTCTACGAGGGCCTGCATGGCGGCTACGTGGGGCAGGGCGAGCATGCCGGCGTGGACGTGGCCCGCCATGTCGACCTGCTGGTGGGCGTGGTGCCGATCATCAACCTCGAGTGGATCCAGAAGCTGCACCGCGACCAGACCCTGCGCGGCTACAGCCAGGAGGCGGTGGTCGACACCATCCTGCGCCGCATGCCCGACTACGTGAACCACCTGTGCCCGCAGTTCAGCCGCACGCATGTCAACTTCCAGCGCGTGCCCACGGTGGATACCAGCAACCCGTTCATCGCCAAGGACATCCCCACCGCCGACGAGAGCATGGTGGTGATCCGCTTTGCCCGGCCCAAGGGCATCGATTTTTCGTACCTGATGGCCATGCTGCATGGCTCGTGGATGACGCGGCCCAACTCCATCGTCGTGCCGGGCGGAAAGATGGGCCTGGCGATGCAGCTGATCTTCACGCCCATGATCCTGCGCCTGATGGATCAGAAAAAACGTTCGATGTGA
- a CDS encoding class 1 fructose-bisphosphatase, whose protein sequence is MHLGRTTLSKFLIQQLAGMPDASDLGALLVDVAAAVKAIAAMTAKGALGAYLGALDNENVQGEQQKKLDVLADEAIVRSCEWGGLLAGLASEEHEAPLAIPGEFTRGRFLLVYDPLDGSSNTDVNASVGSIFSVLRHQRPEAPQVADYLQPGRQQVAAGYAIYGPATMLVLTVGRGTHGFTLDREIGNFILTHPDLQIPAETSEFAINASNARFWEPPVVRYIGECQAGRAGPRGRDFNTRWIACVVAETHRILMRGGVFLYPRDTKDAAKPGRLRLMYEANPMAWLIEQAGGLASTGRARILDLAPEALHQRVPLILGTRGEVERLERYHLEHDSGGDQPFESPLFNERSLYRAQQPA, encoded by the coding sequence ATGCACCTCGGCCGCACCACCTTGTCGAAGTTTCTGATCCAGCAGCTGGCCGGCATGCCCGACGCCAGCGATCTTGGCGCGCTGCTGGTTGATGTGGCCGCCGCCGTGAAGGCCATCGCCGCGATGACCGCCAAGGGCGCGCTGGGCGCCTACCTGGGCGCGCTGGACAACGAGAACGTGCAGGGCGAGCAGCAGAAGAAGCTCGACGTGCTGGCCGACGAGGCCATCGTGCGCAGCTGCGAGTGGGGCGGCCTGCTGGCCGGCCTGGCCAGCGAGGAGCACGAGGCGCCGCTGGCCATTCCGGGCGAGTTCACGCGGGGCCGCTTTCTGCTGGTGTACGACCCGCTCGACGGCTCGTCGAACACCGATGTCAATGCCTCGGTGGGCAGCATCTTCTCGGTGCTGCGCCACCAGCGCCCCGAGGCGCCGCAGGTGGCCGACTACCTGCAGCCCGGCCGCCAGCAGGTGGCCGCGGGCTATGCCATCTACGGCCCGGCCACGATGCTGGTGCTGACCGTGGGCCGCGGCACGCACGGCTTCACGCTCGACCGCGAGATCGGCAACTTCATCCTCACCCACCCCGATCTGCAGATCCCGGCCGAGACCAGCGAGTTCGCCATCAATGCCAGCAATGCCCGCTTCTGGGAGCCGCCGGTGGTGCGCTACATCGGCGAATGCCAGGCCGGCCGCGCCGGCCCGCGCGGGCGCGACTTCAACACCCGCTGGATCGCCTGCGTGGTGGCCGAAACCCACCGCATCCTGATGCGTGGCGGCGTGTTTCTCTACCCCAGGGACACCAAGGACGCGGCCAAGCCCGGCCGCCTGCGCCTGATGTACGAGGCCAACCCGATGGCCTGGCTGATCGAGCAGGCCGGCGGCCTGGCCAGCACCGGGCGGGCGCGCATCCTCGACCTGGCGCCCGAGGCCCTGCACCAGCGCGTGCCGTTGATCCTGGGCACGCGCGGCGAGGTCGAGCGCCTGGAGCGCTACCACCTCGAGCACGACAGCGGCGGCGATCAGCCCTTCGAGTCGCCGCTGTTCAACGAGCGCTCGCTGTACCGCGCGCAGCAGCCGGCATGA